Genomic DNA from Nonomuraea rubra:
GCCCGGCCGGAGCGCACCGTCTACCAGCACACCCCCCTCGGGCGGGCGGAGTTCACCCGCTGGGTGGAGGAGCTGATCCGCGTCCCGTCCGCCGAGTACCCGAAGTTCCTGTCCGCCGTCGGCTACCTCGGCGCGCTCGGGCCCGGCGGCGCCGTGGAGGCGCTGCGGGACCGCGCCGCCCGGGTGCGCGCGACGCTGGAGGAGCACCGCCGCGAGCACGGCGAGCTGCTGGCGGCCGGCACGGTGCCGCGCCTGTTCGTGGTCGAGGTGGAGTACGCGCTGCGCATGCAGGAGGCCGAGCTCGGCTGGATCGAGGAGATCGTGGCCGACATCGAGACGGGCCGGCTGGCCTGGCCGGACGTGTCCGGCTGGGTACGCGCCCAGGAGGAGGGCCAGTGAGCGGCGACGGCACGATCATGGTGGCGGGCGCGGGGCCCGCCGGGCTGATGCTGGCGGCGGAGCTGACGCTCGCCGGGGCCGAGGTGACGGTGCTCGACGCGCTGCCGGAGCGCTCGCCGTACTGCAGGGGGTTCAACCTCAACGCCCGCAGCCTGGAGCTGCTCGACCGGCGCGGCATCGCCGGGCGATTCCTGGCCGAGGGGCCGGCCGTGCCGGCGGGCATGTTCGCCGACCCCGCCAGGCCGCTCGACCTGACGGTGATGGACACCGACCATCCGTACGTGCTGGGCATCGCGCAGACCCGCGTCGAGGAGCTGCTGGAGCAGTGGCTGGCCGAGCTGGGTGTGCCGGTGCGCTGGGGGCACACAGTCGCCGACCTGGAGCAGGACGGCGACGGCGTCGAGGTGACCGTCGAGTCCGGCGGCCGGAGGTGGCGCACCCGGGCCGCCTACCTCGCCGGTTGCGACGGCAGCCGCAGCCTGGTGCGCAAGCGCGCCGGGATCGGCTTCCCCGGCACGCCCGCCACCCACTACGGCGTGCTCGCGGACCTCGAGCTCGCCGACCCCGCCGCCCTGCCGTTCGGCATGACCAAGGGCGAGCGCGGCACGGTGTTCGTGATCCCGCGGCCCGGCTACGTCCGCATCGTGCTCGACGACCCCGAGCCGCCCGCCGACCGCGACGAACCCGTGACGCTGCCCTACTTCCAGCGGCTGCTGGACGACCAGCTCGGCCGCCACGTGGAGCTGCGCGAGCCGCGCTGGCTCACGCGCTTCGGCGACGCGGCCCGGCTCGCGGACCGCTACGTCGCCGGACGCGTGGTGCTGGCGGGCGACGCCGCGCACATCCACCCGCCGACCGGCGCGATCGGGGTCAACGTGGCGCTGGCCGACGCGGTCAACCTCGGCTGGAAGCTCGCCGCCACAGCGCTCGGCCACGCCCCAGGCGGGCTGCTGCACAGCTACCACGACGAACGGCACGCCGCCGGCGAGCGCCTGCTGAGCACCATCCGCGCCCAGACGGCCCTCGCCGGCCACGACCCCGCCCTCGCCCCGGTGCGGGACCTGTTCGGCGAGCTGGTCGAACGGGTGACCGGCGCCGGCAAGTACCTCGCGGAGCTGGCGACCGGCGTGAGCACCCGCTACGACCCGAGGATCCCCGGCGACCACCCGTGGCTCGGCCGCCTCGCCCCCAACCTGGAGCTGACCCTCGACGGCCGCCGCACCAGCGTCGCCGAGCTGCTGCACCGGGCCCGCCCGATCCTGCTCCGCCTCGGCGACCGGCCGCTGCCGGCCCCCGGCGACGGGGTGGACACCTACGACGCCCGGTGTCCCGCCCAGCCCGGGCTCGAAGGGCTGCTGATCCGCCCAGACGGTCACACCGCCTGGGTCTCCACCACCTCCGACCCCCAGCCCGGCGGCACCCTCGCCACGGCCCTGGCCACCTGGTTCAGCGCCGGCTCCCGGGTGGGCTGAACAACAGGCAGAGCACGGCCGCGGCCACCAGCACCACCGCACACGCCACGAGGGCGGTGTGCAGGGCGGTCACGAACCCGGCGGCGAACGTCTCGGCCGTGACCCGCTCGTACAGGGCGGCCGTGGCCGGGTCCAGGCCGCCGGGCGGCGCGGGCGGGCTGTAGTGGCGGGCCGCGGCGGCACTGTCCTCGACGAACCGGGCACGCAGCGGCTCGGGCAGCAGGCCCGCCCGCTCCCCGGCCTCGGCGCGCAGGGCCGAGGAGAGCCGGGCCGAGAGCAGGACGCCCAGCACGGCCGTGCCGACCACGCCGCCGGCCTGCCGGATCGTGCTGGACACACCGGACGCCGCCACGTACCTGCCGCCGAACCTGTCCGACAACCGCCCCGCGTACGCCGAGCCGGCCGCGGTGAGCACCGCGCCGGGCAGCAGCACCAGGCCGGTCTCCAGCGCCGAGTACCCGCGCGCCAGCTGCAGGTACAGCACCAGCGCGAACATGACGCCGATCATGCCGAGCTGGAAGACGAACCCGGCCGCGTTGCCGACCGCGAAGTTCCGCACCCTGAACAGGGCCAGGGGCATCAGGGGCGCCTCCCGCCGCCGTTGCAGGAGCACGAACGCCACCAGCAGCGCCACCCCCGCCACGATCGGCCCCGCGACGGTGGCCCAGCCGTAGCGTTCGCCCTCGATCAGGCCGAAGACGACGCCGCCCAGCCCGGCGGTGGCCAGCGCGACGCCCGCCAGGTCGAGCCGCTGGGCCAGGCCGGAGCGCAGGGGCGGCACGAAGGCCAGCGCCAGCACGGCGGTGACGATCCCGATCGGGACGTGTCGAGCAACGACATGAAGAAGCCGATGCACATGATCGCGAGAACCAGCCACGGCCGCTGCGTGGCCGGTTGCTCGCCTGAAGGGCCGACACGCGTCGTCGCCACCATGCGAAGCACCCTTTTCCAGGATGTGGTGAGCGACTTCCACCTTCCCCGCGTCATCCGGACGCGGGTGAAGCTGGTTGGCGAGGCGTGAGGCCCGACGGTGAGAAGCCAGGCCGGAGCCTAACACACCGCCGCGCGGCCTCACCCTTGATCGCCCCCAGGCCGTCCTCGTAGCTGCCCCGGCCCCACCAGCCGTGGACGGGTGGGGTGTGGCCGCCCTGCTGTCAGTGGCCCGTCAGGAGGAGGACGAGGGCCAGGCTTCGACGTTTTGCGATCATGGCGTCCCTTCGGACTGCGAGCGCAAATCGTTAAGACGATTCCTCCACGCGACGCATGCGGTGTCAAGAGTTCCGGTCCGGGTGGATCGGCGAACCGGTGACAGTGCTCAGGCGGAGTGGCGGCGTACCAGGCGGGCGGGGATGACGAGTTCGGTGGACGGCTCGCCGATGGTGCCGTTCAGCCGTTCGAGCAGCCGCGTGGCCGTGGCCCGGCCGATCTCGCGGGCCGGGTTGGCCATGGTGGTCAGGCCGGGGGAGACCATGCCGGCGGCGTCGATGTCGTCGAAGCCCATCACGGCCAGGTCGTCCGGGACGCGCAGGCCGCGCAGGGCCGCCACGTCGAGGGCGCCGATCGCCATGACGTCGTTCGCGCACAGGACGGCGTCGGGCAGCTCCGGCAGGTCCAGCAGCCGCGCCACGCCCTCCGCGCCGCCCGCGCGGCTGAACGCGGTGTGCTCCACGAGCGCCCGGCCGGCCGGCACGCCGGCCTCGGCGAGGGCCGCGCGGTAACCCGCGACGCGCTCGGCCGCCGGGCCCTCCGCCGCGGGGCCGCACACGAACGCGATCCTGCGGTAGCCCCGGGCGAGCAGGTGGCGGGTGGCCTCGGCGGCGCCGCCCTCGTCGTCGCTGTGGACGACGTCCACGCCCCGCTGGGCCAGCCTGCCGCCGAGCCGCACCACCGGGATGCCGGCGCCGATGACCGG
This window encodes:
- a CDS encoding FAD-dependent monooxygenase — translated: MSGDGTIMVAGAGPAGLMLAAELTLAGAEVTVLDALPERSPYCRGFNLNARSLELLDRRGIAGRFLAEGPAVPAGMFADPARPLDLTVMDTDHPYVLGIAQTRVEELLEQWLAELGVPVRWGHTVADLEQDGDGVEVTVESGGRRWRTRAAYLAGCDGSRSLVRKRAGIGFPGTPATHYGVLADLELADPAALPFGMTKGERGTVFVIPRPGYVRIVLDDPEPPADRDEPVTLPYFQRLLDDQLGRHVELREPRWLTRFGDAARLADRYVAGRVVLAGDAAHIHPPTGAIGVNVALADAVNLGWKLAATALGHAPGGLLHSYHDERHAAGERLLSTIRAQTALAGHDPALAPVRDLFGELVERVTGAGKYLAELATGVSTRYDPRIPGDHPWLGRLAPNLELTLDGRRTSVAELLHRARPILLRLGDRPLPAPGDGVDTYDARCPAQPGLEGLLIRPDGHTAWVSTTSDPQPGGTLATALATWFSAGSRVG
- a CDS encoding PadR family transcriptional regulator codes for the protein MSNALGLAVLGLLIESPAHPHAMAATLRERGQDRVFKVTTGSLYDVVRALERAGWIEARETVKVGARPERTVYQHTPLGRAEFTRWVEELIRVPSAEYPKFLSAVGYLGALGPGGAVEALRDRAARVRATLEEHRREHGELLAAGTVPRLFVVEVEYALRMQEAELGWIEEIVADIETGRLAWPDVSGWVRAQEEGQ